The following nucleotide sequence is from Acidovorax radicis.
TGGCGCAGGTTCCCGATGCCGCAGCCGGGCTGGTGCTTGAGCGCATTCAGGACCAGTTGGGCGCTGTGGATATCGTGCTTTGGAATGCGGCTGGGCAAGCGGTTGCGAGCGCGGGGCAGTCGCGTTTCGACCTGAGCCCCGAGCGGCCTGGTGTTGCGTTGTTGCGCTCCGTGCGTCAGCAGCGTGCCACCTCCCAGATCGAAGGGCTGGACGACATCTCTGCCCCCAACGCCGCGCAAAACGCCCGCGTCAAGGTGTTGGCGTTGGTCAGCAGTCCCAGTGTGGGCTTGCTGGTGGAGCCGCGGTATTTGCAGGCCACTTTGCCCTTGCCGCCCGCGCTGGTTGCCAACGCCATTGCGGTACAAGAGGCCAACCGTGAATACCAGGAGCGGGCCCTGGCGCGCGGAGGTCTGCGGCGCATGTATGTGGGCACCCTCACGCTCAGTCTGTTTCTCGCCGTTTTTGGGGCCGTGCTTCTCGCGGTTCTGCTGGGCAACCAGCTGGCTCGGCCGTTGTTGGTGCTGGCCGAAGGGGTGCGCGAGGTCGCCGCCGGAAACCTCAGCCCCAAAGCCGCATTGCAGGGTAAGGACGAACTGGGTGGATTGACGCGGTCGTTTGCACTCATGACCCAGCAACTCTCTGATGCCAGGCAAGCGGTAGAAAAAAGCATGGGAGAGGTGGACGCCAGCCGCGCCAACCTTCAGACGATTCTGGACAACCTCACGGCTGGTGTGATCGTGCTCGATGCCAACGGCCTTATCTGCTCTTCCAACCCGGGGGCGACCCGCATCCTGCGCGCCCCGATGGCTGCCTATGAAGGCCGGGCATTGTCTGAAGTGCCGGGGCTGGCCGAGTTCGCTGCCTCGGTGCAGAGCCACTTCGACGCCTTCCTGGGCGACAACGAACGGCATGGGTTAGACCATTGGCAACAACCGTTCGAGCTGCATGCATCGTCTGGCGGGGCCGGTCAGCACGCCACCAGCCTCGTCGCGCGGGGCGCGGAGCTCCCTGATGCGACAAGACTGTTGGTTTTTGACGACATTTCAGAGATCGTTTCTGCACAACGTGCGCAGGCGTGGGGCGAGGTCGCCAGGCGGCTCGCGCACGAAATCAAGAACCCGCTCACCCCCATCCAGCTGTCCGCGGAGCGACTGGAAATGAAGCTGGCCGGAAAACTGCAAGCCCCTGAAAACGCCATCCTCGTGAAGTCCGTCAAAACCATCGTCGACCAGGTGGATGCGATGAAACGGCTGGTCAACGAGTTTCGCGACTACGCCCGGCTCCCCGCAGCCGAGCTCCAAGCCCTTGACCTCAATGCGCTGGTGGCGGATGTGCTTCATTTATACGAGGATGAAAACGCCTCCGTCCCTGTAGAAGCCCAGCTGGACCCGCGCTGTCCCTTGATCGCGGGCGACGCGCAGCAACTGCGCCAGGTGGTCCACAATCTGGTGCAAAACGCGCAAGACTCGACCGAACAAGCGCGCGCCAAAGCGTCCGAACCGATCCCCCCGGTGCGTATCAGCACCCGCTGGAGCGACACCTCACGCCGCGTACGGCTCACGGTGTCAGACAGCGGCAGCGGGTTCCCGGCGCACATCCTTCAGCGTGCCTTTGAACCCTATGTCACCACCAAGCCGCGCGGTACAGGCCTGGGGTTGGCGGTGGTCAAAAAGATCGCCGATGAGCACGGAGCCCGTATCGATCTGTCCAATCGCATGGAAGACGGCGTGGTACAGGGGGCACAAGTGTCGTTATCATTCGCCCCTGAACCAGCGGTGGCGTCATAACAACACCGCCCCGCAGTACCCAAGGCGCTTCAATACACATGGCAAATATTCTGGTGGTCGACGATGAGCTCGGCATTCGTGATCTGCTGTCGGAAATCCTGAACGATGAAGGTCACAGCGTAGACCTCGCAGAAAATGCGACGCAGGCGCGCGCAGCGCGGGTCGGCAATAGTTACGACCTGGTGCTGCTCGATATCTGGATGCCAGACACCGATGGCGTCTCGTTGCTCAAGGAGTGGGCAACAGCCGGTGTGCTCACCATGCCCGTGATCATGATGAGTGGCCATGCCACCATCGACACGGCTGTCGAGGCCACGCGCATTGGCGCTTTCTCATTCCTCGAAAAACCCATCACGCTGCAAAAGCTGCT
It contains:
- a CDS encoding sensor histidine kinase, translated to MSTHATARQSRAVRWAVGVGVAIVSAIGMVLMFLLTLATNNRAMYERNYAWLFGVNVLVAVLLLAVLVWVAVRLTVRLRNGRFGSRLLVKLAAIFALVGLIPGVLIYVVSYQFVTRSIESWFDVKVEGALSAGVNLARVSLESLATDMAAKTRNASTQVAQVPDAAAGLVLERIQDQLGAVDIVLWNAAGQAVASAGQSRFDLSPERPGVALLRSVRQQRATSQIEGLDDISAPNAAQNARVKVLALVSSPSVGLLVEPRYLQATLPLPPALVANAIAVQEANREYQERALARGGLRRMYVGTLTLSLFLAVFGAVLLAVLLGNQLARPLLVLAEGVREVAAGNLSPKAALQGKDELGGLTRSFALMTQQLSDARQAVEKSMGEVDASRANLQTILDNLTAGVIVLDANGLICSSNPGATRILRAPMAAYEGRALSEVPGLAEFAASVQSHFDAFLGDNERHGLDHWQQPFELHASSGGAGQHATSLVARGAELPDATRLLVFDDISEIVSAQRAQAWGEVARRLAHEIKNPLTPIQLSAERLEMKLAGKLQAPENAILVKSVKTIVDQVDAMKRLVNEFRDYARLPAAELQALDLNALVADVLHLYEDENASVPVEAQLDPRCPLIAGDAQQLRQVVHNLVQNAQDSTEQARAKASEPIPPVRISTRWSDTSRRVRLTVSDSGSGFPAHILQRAFEPYVTTKPRGTGLGLAVVKKIADEHGARIDLSNRMEDGVVQGAQVSLSFAPEPAVAS